A part of Pectobacterium cacticida genomic DNA contains:
- a CDS encoding DUF4310 family protein, protein MEQNKNFWYADWSFPIFVGLLSSGVFAGTHMYYLYGIGAFNEVAFVSMLRSGMETGVYGAVAAFGASFLFARIIEGSLVGILDIGGAIQTGVGLGVPALLLGAGIVFPVENFIAALVTGLVIGLAIGYLIILARKFTINQSDSTYGADVMMGAGNASGRFLGPLIILSAMTASIPIGIGSLIGALLFYLWQKPITGGAILGAMLLGSLFPIAL, encoded by the coding sequence ATGGAGCAAAATAAAAACTTTTGGTATGCCGACTGGTCATTTCCGATTTTTGTCGGCCTGCTCTCCTCTGGCGTGTTCGCAGGAACGCATATGTACTACCTCTACGGCATCGGCGCATTTAACGAAGTGGCCTTCGTATCGATGCTGCGTTCCGGGATGGAGACCGGCGTCTACGGTGCCGTGGCGGCGTTTGGCGCAAGTTTCCTGTTCGCTCGGATTATCGAAGGCTCGCTAGTGGGTATTCTTGATATCGGCGGCGCCATCCAGACGGGAGTCGGCCTCGGTGTTCCGGCACTGCTGCTCGGCGCTGGCATTGTTTTCCCGGTGGAGAACTTTATTGCCGCGTTAGTGACGGGGCTCGTTATTGGTTTAGCCATTGGTTACCTGATCATTCTGGCGCGTAAATTCACCATCAATCAAAGCGACTCAACATATGGCGCAGATGTGATGATGGGAGCCGGTAACGCCTCTGGCCGCTTCCTTGGCCCATTGATTATTCTTAGTGCTATGACCGCCTCTATTCCTATTGGTATTGGTTCACTCATCGGCGCGTTGTTGTTCTATCTCTGGCAAAAGCCCATCACCGGCGGCGCAATCCTGGGCGCCATGCTTTTAGGTTCCCTCTTCCCGATTGCGTTATGA
- a CDS encoding DUF4311 domain-containing protein: MFLIILIKSLIIGGLVGIGVGAGAARMFHAPTTQGMGAFRTLGELNACEGDPASHFSFGLGFFFNAWASSVAAGSFTQDVDHRIIPNWAAAALMMKNRHVGETLHDPKKMAVACGLIGMIVVTFLNLTASSVPAALQVTAVKVLVPAANLLVNTIMPVIFWLAAIDAGKKSGFWATVFGGAAQLIMGNAVPGLVLGILIGKGVEESGWNRVTKVMMAAIVALFILSAFFRGFDLKVLQSFHLTPPNWLELIHNALSGK; encoded by the coding sequence ATGTTCCTGATTATTTTAATAAAATCGCTCATCATCGGCGGCCTTGTCGGCATCGGTGTCGGCGCTGGGGCCGCCCGCATGTTTCACGCGCCTACCACACAGGGAATGGGCGCATTTCGTACGCTCGGCGAGCTAAACGCTTGCGAAGGCGATCCCGCATCCCACTTCTCCTTTGGGCTGGGATTCTTTTTTAACGCCTGGGCGTCGTCTGTTGCGGCGGGATCGTTCACTCAGGATGTAGATCATCGCATTATCCCAAACTGGGCGGCAGCCGCATTGATGATGAAAAATCGCCATGTCGGTGAAACGTTGCATGATCCGAAAAAGATGGCGGTGGCCTGCGGTCTGATAGGCATGATTGTGGTGACCTTTCTTAATTTGACCGCCTCTTCGGTTCCGGCTGCGCTACAGGTGACGGCGGTAAAAGTACTGGTGCCTGCTGCAAACCTGCTGGTGAACACCATCATGCCCGTCATTTTCTGGTTAGCGGCGATTGATGCCGGCAAGAAATCAGGCTTTTGGGCTACCGTTTTTGGCGGCGCGGCACAGCTGATTATGGGGAACGCCGTACCGGGCTTGGTTCTGGGCATTTTGATCGGTAAAGGCGTAGAGGAAAGCGGCTGGAACCGGGTAACAAAAGTGATGATGGCCGCCATTGTCGCCCTTTTTATCCTCAGCGCCTTTTTCCGTGGCTTCGATCTCAAAGTGCTTCAATCCTTTCATCTGACCCCACCAAACTGGCTCGAACTCATTCACAACGCACTCAGTGGCAAATAA
- a CDS encoding DUF4312 family protein, translating to MKEQFTTTVRVKGHGDAKTRAFSDALNHVQAAVMAASPHILLRIEPQDVQVIYANESIRKEAFLFFFLRREKRIYRVELDVTVNVIALNLDKVDFVTSR from the coding sequence ATGAAAGAACAGTTCACTACCACCGTTAGGGTTAAAGGCCATGGTGACGCGAAAACCCGCGCCTTCTCAGACGCATTAAATCATGTACAGGCTGCGGTAATGGCCGCATCGCCACACATCTTACTGCGCATAGAACCACAGGATGTGCAGGTCATTTATGCGAATGAATCGATACGCAAAGAGGCTTTTTTATTCTTCTTTTTACGCCGGGAAAAACGCATATACCGTGTGGAGTTGGACGTGACTGTTAACGTCATCGCCCTCAACCTCGATAAAGTGGATTTTGTCACGTCACGCTGA
- a CDS encoding SFCGS family glycine-rich protein: protein MGQITVVIGDRLGKGQKVAAGVEKAGGRAVVVPGVAADMKLGDVMKAEGATFGISFCGSGGAGAITAQNKYGYKAKYGMRSVEEGVTAINEGCTVLGFGFMDKEELGERLVLAWLKKYGT, encoded by the coding sequence ATGGGACAAATTACGGTAGTGATTGGCGATCGGTTGGGTAAAGGCCAAAAAGTGGCGGCGGGGGTAGAAAAAGCCGGTGGCCGAGCGGTCGTCGTACCCGGCGTCGCGGCTGATATGAAATTGGGTGACGTGATGAAAGCAGAGGGCGCCACCTTCGGTATTTCATTTTGTGGCAGTGGTGGTGCCGGGGCCATCACCGCACAAAATAAGTATGGCTATAAAGCCAAATACGGTATGCGTTCCGTGGAAGAAGGCGTGACCGCTATTAATGAAGGTTGCACAGTACTTGGCTTTGGTTTTATGGATAAAGAGGAGTTAGGTGAGCGTTTGGTTCTGGCATGGTTGAAAAAATACGGCACATAA
- a CDS encoding glycine dehydrogenase, whose translation MNNVGNRAEKTATLAEHMLTRVYSLLGKHNIVPNAVQQQMLTSHVRAMAHRSVTGEPLPDVDASLFDEISPSSMNLAQEIVTAFGNLPEEEAWLLSVHFEVAKNNT comes from the coding sequence ATGAACAACGTTGGAAATCGGGCGGAGAAAACAGCAACGCTGGCCGAGCATATGCTAACGCGAGTCTATAGCTTGCTGGGCAAGCACAACATCGTACCGAATGCGGTTCAGCAACAGATGTTGACTTCCCACGTGCGGGCGATGGCCCATCGGTCTGTAACCGGTGAGCCGTTGCCGGACGTAGACGCCAGCCTGTTCGACGAGATTTCCCCCTCGTCAATGAACCTGGCCCAGGAAATAGTAACGGCGTTTGGCAACCTCCCAGAAGAAGAAGCCTGGCTGTTATCCGTCCATTTCGAGGTAGCAAAAAACAACACTTAA
- a CDS encoding sigma-70 family RNA polymerase sigma factor — MNRSDAICPHQSDILDVQQIYQDHHTWLQSWLRRRLGCSQQAADLAQDTFLRLLCQRQDERIREPRAWLTTVAHGLVVNHWRRKEIEHAYLRVLAEQEFTFSPSLEHQAMVVDALLVIDRMLATLPSKVRQAFLLVHLEGLTYRQVAERLAVSERMVKKYMAQAMLSCLLCQEL, encoded by the coding sequence GTGAACCGTTCTGACGCTATCTGTCCTCATCAGTCTGACATATTGGATGTTCAACAGATTTATCAAGACCACCATACTTGGTTACAGTCGTGGTTGCGGCGGCGCTTAGGGTGTTCGCAGCAGGCCGCCGATCTGGCACAGGATACGTTTTTACGTTTGCTCTGCCAGCGTCAGGACGAGCGCATTCGAGAACCGCGCGCCTGGCTGACGACCGTAGCTCACGGTCTGGTGGTAAATCACTGGCGGCGAAAAGAGATTGAACATGCCTATCTGCGGGTGTTAGCGGAACAAGAATTCACGTTCTCCCCCTCGCTTGAGCACCAGGCTATGGTCGTCGATGCGCTGTTAGTCATCGATCGGATGTTGGCGACATTGCCCAGTAAAGTGCGTCAGGCATTCTTACTGGTGCATCTGGAGGGGCTAACGTATCGGCAGGTCGCAGAACGTTTGGCCGTATCCGAGCGGATGGTAAAAAAATATATGGCGCAGGCAATGCTGAGTTGCCTATTGTGTCAGGAGTTATGA
- a CDS encoding DUF4880 domain-containing protein, whose translation MISSLSSSIPNAVFHAAAEWYATLYDEACSEDDRQAWQQWLAQDESHRRAWQRVEQIHARFHAVDGQLASSVLGKRGAQRRRILKLAAFACLTGSVGFSLPWESYAADYRTGTGETRKLSIEPGMTVWLNTDSALNQQGNPALSQPLTFQLLTGELLLDNQTTRAVRLTTPHGELAAAHSCQLALRYTSAQSVLSVFSGEVMLKAARSAARRVMTGQQIIFTHDRCSESAPVENFRQSWREGQLVADNMPLGAFIAEVSRYHHGYFHVDSTVAALRISGVFPLHETDRLLNAVARTLPVKVTRRFSWWIDIRSR comes from the coding sequence ATGATTTCTTCTCTCTCGTCGTCTATTCCCAACGCTGTTTTTCATGCCGCCGCCGAGTGGTATGCCACGCTGTATGATGAAGCCTGTTCCGAAGACGATCGTCAGGCCTGGCAACAATGGTTGGCGCAGGACGAAAGCCATCGGCGTGCCTGGCAACGGGTCGAACAGATCCACGCCCGTTTTCATGCCGTAGACGGTCAGTTAGCCTCTTCGGTATTGGGCAAACGCGGCGCGCAACGGCGGCGTATATTAAAATTAGCCGCGTTTGCCTGCCTAACCGGTAGCGTGGGTTTTAGTCTGCCGTGGGAAAGTTACGCAGCCGATTATCGCACGGGAACGGGGGAAACACGTAAACTCAGCATCGAACCTGGTATGACTGTCTGGCTGAATACGGATTCGGCCCTGAATCAGCAAGGTAATCCGGCATTGTCCCAGCCGTTGACGTTTCAGTTACTTACCGGCGAATTGCTGCTAGACAACCAAACTACACGTGCTGTTCGGCTGACCACGCCGCATGGCGAACTCGCCGCAGCGCATTCCTGCCAGTTGGCTTTGCGCTATACCTCGGCGCAGAGTGTGCTCTCGGTGTTTAGCGGTGAGGTGATGTTAAAAGCGGCCCGATCCGCTGCACGGCGGGTGATGACGGGTCAGCAGATCATTTTTACTCACGATCGATGCAGCGAATCAGCACCCGTCGAGAATTTCCGCCAGAGTTGGCGCGAAGGTCAACTGGTCGCGGATAATATGCCGCTCGGGGCATTCATCGCGGAAGTGTCCCGCTATCATCATGGCTACTTTCATGTCGATTCCACCGTTGCGGCGTTGCGGATTTCGGGGGTGTTTCCGCTGCATGAAACCGATCGCCTGCTCAATGCCGTAGCACGAACTCTGCCGGTGAAAGTGACCCGGCGTTTTTCCTGGTGGATAGATATTCGTTCGCGTTAA
- a CDS encoding AI-2E family transporter, with product MQLLNLKQARLLSFFFIMGGLLVLLPLRLLACFIAGFLVYEIVNLLTPYFQRVISGKRARWIVVAVISTLVVSLLSLLFGSLVGLLMQEMKDTTAFNLRIGYILNDIQQQIAHYLPGYLPVSIEELQHEFLQWVQEHIVMLQNMGKSFLHGFVTMLIGMVLGVIVSLYNVDQDTEKPLLKAELMRRVTLLSASFRNIVFAQVKISVVNTVLSAIFILGALPLFDVHLPFAKTLVVLTFIFGLLPVIGNLISNSIVFLSGLSLSLPIALVALVYLMLIHKLEYFLNAQIVGSRIKAHAWEILLAMLVFEAAFGLSGVIAAPIYYAYLKSELKEAALI from the coding sequence ATGCAGTTACTGAACCTGAAACAAGCTCGCCTATTGAGCTTTTTCTTTATTATGGGCGGCTTGCTCGTCTTGCTGCCCTTACGCCTATTGGCCTGTTTCATCGCGGGCTTTCTGGTGTATGAAATTGTGAATTTACTGACCCCTTATTTTCAACGTGTTATCAGCGGTAAACGTGCACGGTGGATTGTCGTTGCGGTGATCAGTACCCTCGTTGTGAGCCTATTGAGTTTATTATTTGGCAGCCTGGTTGGGTTGCTAATGCAGGAAATGAAGGATACGACGGCGTTTAATCTGCGTATCGGCTACATCCTTAATGATATCCAACAGCAGATCGCCCACTATCTGCCTGGATATCTGCCAGTCAGTATTGAAGAACTTCAGCACGAGTTCTTACAGTGGGTTCAAGAGCATATTGTGATGTTGCAAAACATGGGAAAAAGCTTCCTGCATGGATTTGTGACGATGTTAATCGGTATGGTGCTTGGCGTGATCGTGTCGCTTTATAACGTCGATCAGGACACGGAAAAACCGCTGCTTAAAGCGGAGTTAATGCGTCGGGTGACGTTACTGTCGGCATCATTCCGCAATATTGTTTTCGCTCAGGTCAAAATTTCCGTAGTGAATACGGTGTTGTCCGCTATTTTTATTCTCGGTGCGCTACCCTTGTTCGATGTTCACCTGCCGTTCGCCAAGACGCTGGTGGTACTCACCTTTATTTTTGGCCTGCTTCCTGTCATCGGGAATCTGATTTCCAACTCCATTGTTTTTCTCTCGGGCTTATCGCTTTCGCTACCGATTGCGCTGGTTGCGCTGGTGTATCTGATGCTGATTCATAAGTTAGAGTATTTTCTGAATGCGCAAATTGTCGGATCGAGGATCAAAGCGCATGCCTGGGAAATTCTCTTGGCGATGTTGGTGTTTGAGGCGGCATTTGGTTTATCTGGCGTGATTGCTGCGCCGATATACTACGCTTACCTGAAAAGTGAACTGAAAGAAGCCGCTTTGATTTAA
- a CDS encoding MFS transporter, producing the protein MNKPISFTHTFCYGSANLLGSGALAISGAWLMYFYTTFCGLTLVEAAAIFSVASIIDAISNPVMGYISDNFYNTRVGRLFGRRRFFILLGIPLVLVYPMLWVDGFGFWYYLTTYVMFELIYTSIMVPYETLATEMTSDFKLRSKLTGSKAIFGKIANFLGAFIPGQFIAIYGKDSATPFFYTGLVYGAIMCAAMIALYTTSWERPVNEIVRESTSSLWQAMKKLSVDMASTFRLRIFRKHLGMYLFGFGAEWLFASSFTYFIVFGLQQNTALVSHLNSFSSVMQLISTAAFIGICVKMGFARPFRLALMVVIVSVLAYAVLYFTNWSEDMTIFVLFAITAVFGLSTGGIYYIPWTVYTFLADVDEVLTGRRREGIYAGAMTFAGKMIRSVIVFAMGWTLSQFGFVSGHSAQPESAVQAIVGVFSLGVIGLSLVAIYYTTQMKLDRKNHGILLEEIARVKAGGALADIPPHARAVAEELTGWEYEKCWGNNPLGVKPEEDEPQVAPLHH; encoded by the coding sequence ATGAATAAACCAATCTCTTTTACACATACCTTCTGTTACGGCAGCGCAAACCTGCTTGGCAGCGGCGCGCTCGCGATTAGCGGCGCATGGCTAATGTATTTCTACACCACATTTTGTGGATTAACATTGGTGGAAGCTGCCGCTATTTTTTCCGTCGCTAGCATCATCGATGCTATCAGTAACCCCGTCATGGGCTACATCAGCGATAACTTCTACAATACCCGGGTTGGTCGCCTGTTTGGCCGCCGGCGTTTCTTTATTTTGCTGGGCATACCGCTAGTTTTGGTCTACCCCATGTTATGGGTAGATGGCTTTGGCTTCTGGTACTATCTGACGACTTACGTGATGTTCGAGCTGATTTATACCTCGATCATGGTGCCATATGAAACGTTAGCGACCGAAATGACCTCTGACTTCAAACTGCGTTCCAAGTTGACGGGTTCCAAGGCTATCTTCGGTAAAATCGCTAACTTCCTGGGGGCATTTATCCCTGGTCAGTTTATTGCCATCTACGGTAAAGATTCTGCGACGCCATTCTTCTACACCGGACTGGTCTATGGCGCTATTATGTGCGCAGCAATGATCGCGCTGTATACCACATCGTGGGAGCGTCCGGTCAACGAAATCGTCCGCGAAAGTACTTCCAGCCTGTGGCAAGCCATGAAAAAGCTGAGCGTGGATATGGCGTCCACCTTTCGCCTGCGCATTTTCCGCAAACACTTGGGCATGTACCTGTTTGGCTTTGGCGCTGAATGGCTGTTCGCTTCCTCGTTTACCTACTTCATCGTCTTTGGTCTACAGCAGAACACCGCGCTGGTATCACACCTCAATAGCTTCAGTTCCGTTATGCAGCTTATTTCTACCGCCGCCTTCATTGGTATCTGCGTAAAAATGGGCTTTGCACGGCCGTTCCGCCTGGCGCTAATGGTTGTCATTGTCAGCGTGCTGGCCTATGCCGTACTCTATTTCACTAACTGGTCAGAAGATATGACCATCTTTGTGCTGTTCGCCATTACCGCAGTATTTGGCCTGAGCACTGGCGGGATTTACTACATTCCCTGGACGGTCTATACCTTCCTGGCCGATGTGGATGAAGTGCTTACCGGGCGGCGGCGTGAGGGAATCTATGCCGGTGCCATGACCTTCGCCGGTAAAATGATACGCTCTGTTATTGTCTTCGCGATGGGGTGGACATTGAGTCAGTTCGGCTTTGTTTCTGGCCACTCGGCACAGCCGGAATCTGCCGTTCAGGCGATCGTTGGCGTGTTCTCGCTAGGGGTTATCGGGCTTTCTCTGGTGGCGATTTACTACACCACGCAAATGAAGTTGGATCGTAAGAATCACGGTATCCTGCTGGAAGAGATTGCTCGCGTCAAAGCAGGCGGCGCGCTGGCCGATATCCCGCCGCACGCTCGTGCCGTTGCTGAAGAGTTAACAGGCTGGGAATACGAAAAATGCTGGGGTAACAACCCGTTAGGCGTGAAACCTGAAGAGGACGAACCGCAGGTTGCGCCCTTGCATCATTGA
- a CDS encoding L,D-transpeptidase family protein, producing MSIRAILMMLVLAAATFSQAASAVVYPLPAANSRLIGENIEITVPEDSTQPLEHFAAQFQMGLSNMMEANPDADVYLPAPGSKMVIPHQLILPDAPREGIVINSAEMRLYYYPKGSKTVVVLPIGIGELGKDTPINWITSVKRKKANPTWTPTAKMHAEYAARGETLPKVFPAGPDNPMGLYALYIGNLYAIHGTNANFGIGLRVSHGCVRLRADDIKYLFDHVPVGTRVQFINEPVKATVEPDGSRYIEVHNPLSRTVEEFHSDSPAPITIPPNVAKVIADASVNTREVDQAIQRRSGMPTKINGPAEPITPAIPVESAAAPQDSLNAEQNAAPVGDIAADVNRS from the coding sequence ATGAGTATTCGCGCGATCCTTATGATGTTAGTTCTTGCCGCCGCCACCTTCAGCCAGGCCGCGTCTGCCGTCGTTTATCCTTTGCCTGCGGCTAACAGCCGACTGATAGGCGAGAATATCGAAATTACCGTACCGGAAGATAGCACCCAACCCTTAGAGCATTTTGCTGCCCAGTTTCAAATGGGGCTGAGCAACATGATGGAAGCGAATCCCGATGCGGATGTTTATTTGCCCGCGCCTGGCAGTAAGATGGTGATCCCACATCAGTTGATTTTGCCAGACGCGCCGCGTGAGGGCATTGTTATCAATAGCGCAGAAATGCGTCTGTACTACTACCCGAAGGGCTCCAAAACCGTTGTCGTGTTGCCAATCGGGATTGGTGAGTTAGGTAAAGACACGCCGATTAACTGGATAACCTCGGTTAAACGTAAAAAGGCCAATCCGACCTGGACGCCGACCGCGAAGATGCACGCAGAATACGCCGCGCGTGGCGAAACGCTGCCTAAAGTGTTCCCGGCAGGCCCGGATAACCCTATGGGGCTGTATGCGTTGTACATTGGCAATCTGTATGCGATCCATGGCACCAACGCTAACTTCGGCATTGGTCTGCGCGTCAGCCACGGCTGCGTTCGCCTTCGTGCCGATGATATTAAATATCTGTTCGACCACGTCCCTGTCGGTACACGCGTGCAGTTCATTAATGAACCGGTGAAAGCCACCGTTGAACCGGACGGTTCACGCTATATTGAGGTGCACAACCCGTTATCCCGTACCGTTGAAGAATTCCACTCCGATTCCCCGGCGCCGATCACCATCCCGCCCAACGTGGCCAAGGTGATCGCCGATGCCAGCGTTAATACCCGTGAAGTGGATCAGGCAATTCAAAGGCGTTCAGGTATGCCGACCAAAATCAACGGGCCAGCCGAGCCCATCACGCCAGCCATACCCGTTGAATCGGCTGCCGCCCCCCAAGATAGCCTCAATGCGGAGCAAAATGCCGCACCTGTTGGCGATATCGCCGCCGACGTAAACCGTTCGTAA
- a CDS encoding deaminated glutathione amidase — protein MKVALGQFAVEREWQQNATTIAELMLLAQQNSADLLVLPEGVLARDITDPNLVLTAAQPLEGPFISHLLAASKGNDLTTILCVHIPNGAGKVWNTLLALRDGEIVAQYRKLHLYDAFSVQESENVLAGTAVPPLLTIAGLKVGLMTCYDVRFPELARRLTLDGAEVLVLPSAWIKGPLKEAHWELLVRARALENTVYLVAVGECGAKNIGNSMVVDPLGVVVVQAPETPALVYADIDRERLAYARRHLPVLANRRFNKPMLEGED, from the coding sequence ATGAAAGTTGCACTGGGGCAATTCGCCGTTGAGCGCGAGTGGCAACAAAACGCCACAACCATCGCTGAATTGATGTTGTTGGCACAGCAAAATAGCGCCGACCTGCTGGTGTTGCCGGAAGGCGTGCTGGCGCGCGATATCACCGATCCCAATCTGGTGCTCACCGCCGCGCAGCCGCTAGAGGGGCCGTTTATTTCGCATCTGCTGGCAGCCAGCAAAGGCAACGACCTAACGACCATACTGTGCGTACACATTCCCAATGGCGCGGGGAAAGTCTGGAATACGCTGCTGGCGCTGCGCGATGGCGAGATCGTCGCGCAATATCGGAAATTGCATCTCTACGATGCGTTTTCCGTACAAGAATCGGAAAACGTACTGGCAGGAACAGCGGTTCCACCGCTGTTGACCATCGCGGGGTTAAAGGTCGGGTTGATGACCTGCTATGATGTTCGCTTCCCAGAACTTGCCCGCCGCCTGACGCTGGACGGCGCCGAGGTACTCGTCCTCCCTTCCGCCTGGATCAAAGGGCCGTTGAAAGAGGCGCATTGGGAACTGTTGGTGCGTGCCAGGGCGTTGGAAAACACCGTATATCTGGTCGCCGTCGGCGAATGCGGCGCTAAGAATATCGGCAACAGCATGGTCGTCGATCCGTTAGGCGTTGTCGTGGTTCAAGCGCCGGAAACCCCGGCGCTGGTTTATGCCGATATCGATCGTGAACGGCTCGCGTATGCCCGTCGGCATCTCCCGGTGCTCGCCAATCGACGCTTTAACAAACCGATGTTAGAGGGAGAAGATTGA